CGCTGGGCGCAAGAGCGAGGCATGCAGGCTGAACTCGATGAAGTCGTCGACGGCCGGTGCAATGTCGTCGTCACCGTTTCCGGCGAGAGCGACGAGACGATCCTGCTGGAGACCCACCTCGATACCGTCGAGGTCGACTCCGATGAGCTGCTTACAGCACGCCGCGACAACGACCGCATCTACGGGCGCGGAGCCTGCGATGCCAAGGGGCCACTGGCGGTATTCCTGTGCGCGATGGCGGCAGTCGCCGAACGTGGACGCCCCGCCCGGACAATCGTCCTCGCCGCGGTCATCGACGAGGAGCACCAGTACCAAGGGGTCCAGGCCTTCCGTCGCCGCGCGCTGCGTCCGATCGGCGGCATCATCGGAGAGCCGACCGAGCTGCGCATGGTGACAGCGCACAAGGGCTGCATGCGTTGCCGGATCAACGCCACCGGGCCCGGCGGGCACAGCTCGGAGCCCTGGGACAAGATCAACCCGATCGCGGTCGTCGCCGAGATCGCCACCTATCTCAGCGAGACGGTCGCGCGCGAGTTAGAGACTCAACCAGCGCCCCTCGTCGGGCCACCGTCGTTGAGCGTGACCGAAGTGCGCGGTGGCCGCGGCCCCAACGTTCTGCCAGACTTCGCCAGCATCGGGATCGACCGGCGCACCGTCGCTGGCGAGGATCCGCACGAGGTGTGGGAACAGTTGCGTGCCAATCTTGTGTCGCGGTGGCCCAATGGTGTCGAGGTCGAAGAACCGCACACCGTCGACTACGCGTTGCATACTGCCTCCGATGATCCGTTCGTCGTCGAGGTTGCGCAGACCCTCACCGACCACGGTCTAGACGCGACCAGCGTTGGAGTCGGACACGGCACGGACGCGTCGAAGCTCGCGCTGGACGGCATACCGTGCATCGTCTTCGGCCCCGGATCAATCGGGCACGCACATACGGCGGGCGAGTTCGTCCCGGTGGCGGACCTGCATCGTGCCCAAGCGGTGGTCGAGCAGCTACTGGCCGGCGGTGTCCGTTGATCGACGACCCGAAAGACGTTGCGGTCCTCGACGACGGGCCGATCGGCCTGCGCTTTAAGGGCCTTCCGCCCGATGCGGCCGAGCTGACCTTGGCCGAGTTCGGCAACGAGCGGCGCCCGCTCTTTCGCGGTGGGTTTACTTGGCCGCTGATGACCTTGCGGCGCAATGCAATCGAGCACAACGCAACCCTGCTGGCAGGATTCGCACAGGCTCACGGCCTGGCGCTCGCACCGCACCTCAAGACGTCGATGTCACCGTTGCTGGCCGAGGTTGCACTGCGCCGCGGCGCCTGGGGTGTCACGGTAGCCATGCCGCACCAGGCCCGGGTGTTCATGGCCCTCGGGGTTGACCGCATTCTTGTGGCCAACGAGGTCCTGGACGGCGAGTTCCTCGCCGAGGTGGGCGGCTGGACGGCGAGCGCTCCGGACCGGCGCCTTCTGTGCCTCGTGGACTCGGTCGCAGGCGCCGAGCTGATGGACCGCTCGGCCACCGCACCGCTTGAGGTGCTGGTCGACATCGGTCACGCCGGCGGCCGCACGGGGGTGCGTGACGTCGAGACGTTCGACGCTGTCGTGCAGGCAGTCGCCGACTCGGCACGCCTGCGGCTGCGAGGAGTGAGCTGCTACGAAGGCTCGGTCTCGCACTCCCGCGAGGAGGCCGAGCTGGCGAAGGTCCGCTCGTTTTTGCAGGTTGTCCGCGACCGCGCTGATCAGGTGGCCGATCGCGTCGATGGCTCAATGATCGTGTCCGCTGGCGGCAGCATCTACTTCGACTGCGTCAGCGAGGTCCTCTCTCCTAGCGCCTTCGGCTCGTGCGACGTGGTGACCATCCTGCGTTCCGGCGCCTACCTGACCCACGACGACGGGTTGTACGCCGCAATCTCCCCGCTCGGTGAGGCCGTAGCCGAGCA
The nucleotide sequence above comes from Epidermidibacterium keratini. Encoded proteins:
- a CDS encoding alanine racemase yields the protein MIDDPKDVAVLDDGPIGLRFKGLPPDAAELTLAEFGNERRPLFRGGFTWPLMTLRRNAIEHNATLLAGFAQAHGLALAPHLKTSMSPLLAEVALRRGAWGVTVAMPHQARVFMALGVDRILVANEVLDGEFLAEVGGWTASAPDRRLLCLVDSVAGAELMDRSATAPLEVLVDIGHAGGRTGVRDVETFDAVVQAVADSARLRLRGVSCYEGSVSHSREEAELAKVRSFLQVVRDRADQVADRVDGSMIVSAGGSIYFDCVSEVLSPSAFGSCDVVTILRSGAYLTHDDGLYAAISPLGEAVAEQRRLLPAIRVWAQVLSRPEPGLVIVGAGRRDLNEDSGLPQPVEVRDRAGEAPRSTGSWRVTTLNDQHAFCEVPTADPVAPGDLVAFAISHPCTAHDRWTAPVVIDDNHQVVAVARSYF
- a CDS encoding M20/M25/M40 family metallo-hydrolase → MTPVEELLGELIAIPSINPRGEHAPAETPVAQFVARWAQERGMQAELDEVVDGRCNVVVTVSGESDETILLETHLDTVEVDSDELLTARRDNDRIYGRGACDAKGPLAVFLCAMAAVAERGRPARTIVLAAVIDEEHQYQGVQAFRRRALRPIGGIIGEPTELRMVTAHKGCMRCRINATGPGGHSSEPWDKINPIAVVAEIATYLSETVARELETQPAPLVGPPSLSVTEVRGGRGPNVLPDFASIGIDRRTVAGEDPHEVWEQLRANLVSRWPNGVEVEEPHTVDYALHTASDDPFVVEVAQTLTDHGLDATSVGVGHGTDASKLALDGIPCIVFGPGSIGHAHTAGEFVPVADLHRAQAVVEQLLAGGVR